One Baekduia alba genomic window, TCGTGCGCCCGGAGGTGTCACAGCCGGCCGCCGACCGTTGTCAAGATGTGGAGACGACGGTCGTACGGCAGGAGAAGACGATGAGCGAGAGCAGTCCCCGGCGGGCAGAGCAGCCGGACGCGGCGATGGGCGACAAGGAGCTCGAGGCGCTGCGGCGCCACGGCTTCGGCGTGGCTTACCGGATGCTCGGCAGCGCCGCGGAGGCCGAGGACATCGCCCAGGAGGCGCTCCTGCGGCTGACGCGGCAGGAGGGCCCGATCGACGAGCCGGCCGCCTGGATGACGACCGTGGCGACGCGGCTCTCGATCAACGTCCTCAAGTCGGCGCGGGCCCGTCGCGAGTCCTACGTCGGACCGTGGCTGCCCGACCCGCTGCTCGAGGACCCGGCGCCCGGCCCGGCCTCGCGCGCCGAGCTCGCGGACTCGCTGTCGCTGGCCCTGCTCGTGCTGCTGGAGCGGCTGACGCCGGTCGAGCGCGCGGCCTACCTCCTGCGCGAGGTCTTCGGCTACGAGTACGCGGAGATCGCCGAGGTCGTGGGGCGGACGCAGGTCAACACGCGCCAGGTCGTGACGCGGGCGCGCAAGCACCTCGAGGCCAACCGCCCGCGCTTCGACCCCGACGAGGCGTCGCGCGACGCGCTGCTCGAGCGGTTCCTCGCGGCCTCCGAGGACGGCGACCTGGAGTCCCTGGAGCAGCTGCTCGCCAAGGACGCCGTCCTGTACGTCGACGGCGGCGGCAAGGTCATCGCGCCGCAGGAGCCGCTCGTCGGCGCCGTCCTGATCGCGCGCTTCATGGCCGCCCTGCCGCGGCTGCGCCGCGCGTTCGGCGAGTACGAGAGCGAGCTGGTGCGGGTCAACGGCCAGCCGGGCCGCCTGCTGCGCGGCCGGGGCGAGCCGACCTTCGGCGAGGCCGAGCAGCGCGCGGTCGTCGAGGGACTGGCGCTCCTGAAGGCCGGTGAGCTCGACGCCGCCGAGATCGCCGCGTTCAGGACCGATCGCGAAGGCCGCGCGGTCGTGCAATCGGGGCACCTGCGGGTCCAGGACGTCCTCACGATCGACGTCGTCGACGGCCGGATCCAGACCGTGCGCATGGTGCGCAACCCGGACAAGCTCGCTCATCTCTGAGGTGTCACAGGGCGGTCGGCCGCCCTGTCAGACCTGGCATGAGCACACACGCAACCGACCAGGCCGGAACACCGAACATCGAGACCACGCGCTGGCGGATCGACCCGGCCCGCTCCAGCGTCGAGTTCCGCACCAGGATGCTGCTCGGATGGCCGGTCGCGACGGGTCGCTTCTCCCGCTACCAGGGCACGCTCGACCTCACCGAGCGGCCCGCCATCGAGCTGACGATCGAGACCGCGAGCCTCGACACCGGCAACGAGAAGCGCGATGAGCACCTGCGCGGGGCCGACTTCTTCGGCGCGGAGGCGCACCCCTACGTCCGGTTCGTGTCCGACAGCGCGACGCTCGACGGGGAGCGGCTGAAGGTCCGCGGCCGCCTCTACGCCCGCGGCAGCAGCATGCCGCTGGAGCTCGACGTGACGCTGCGCCGCGACGGCGACGAGCTCGAGATCGAGGCCGTAACCGACGCCGACCACCGCCAGCTCGGCATGACCTGGAACAAGCTGGGCACGCTGCGCACGCCGAGCCGGCTGCGCATCCAGGGGCGCCTCGTGCCGGACCTCGACTAGCCGGCGCCGCCCCGCTGGCGACGGCTGGTCTTGGCCCCGATCAGGCGCGCGATGGTGTCGCGCGCCGAGGTCAGGTCGGGCTCGAGGTGGTTGATCTCGTCGTTGTAGGTTGTTGGTCACGCTGACGTCGGGGTAGTCGTAGCTGGCGATCGGCTGCCCGGCGAGCGTCCCGCCCTCGCCGCGTGGGCGCAACGCGCCGTTCCTGCTCGTCGCGCGCCTCACGGCCCGTAAGCCGGCCCCGGCCGGTGCGGACGGTCAGCTCGGACGTGGGCTCCTGGGCGCCGGCGCCGACCGACTACCACGGTGCCACCCGGGCTTCCTGGGCACCGTCACCGTCCGGGGTCCCGGCGGCGGCACGGTGACCGTGATCTACGCGGGCGCGCCGGGCCCGGGTGCCTTCTTCGGCGGCGAAGGGACCGAGACCTACAACAACTACTCCGACGACGGCGCCTCCGTCGTCAGCGGCACCGTCAAGGCGACCGGGCTGACCGACGGCACCTACTGCGCACCTCGAGATGACCGGCAGCCAGGACGCGGAGCTCGTCATGAAGCGGCTCAGCGTCACGGGGCACGCCGCGTCGACCCTCGACGGCAAGAGCATCGGCGGACCGCGGCCCGACATGCTGAACGGCGGCGCCTGCCCGACCCTGCTGCCCAAGAAGCCGGCGCTGCGCGTGAAGGCCAAGCGCACCGGCGAGGGCGCCTACCGCCTCATGGTGACCGCGAGCATCGCCGGCATGGGAGCGAGCGAGTCGGCCGTCGACGCGCGGCCGGTCAGCCACGCGACGGTCGCGGTCGGCGGCCAGGCGACGACGGCCACCGACGCGCACGGCGTCGCGACCGTCACGGTGCACGGGACCCGCGCGCGCGTCACGGTCACGGCGGGCACCACGCTGAAGCCGGCGTTGGTGTCGCTGAACGGTCGCTGACCGCGGTGGCCGCTACGCCGCGAGGTGGTCGGCGGCCGCGTGGAGATCGGCGAGGACGACGTCTGCGGCGCTGAGGTCCAGCGCCGCGGTGTGGGCGTTGGGGATCGCGATGACCGTCAGGCCGGCGGCCTTCGCGGAGGCGATGCCGGTCGGGGTGTCCTCGATCGCCGTCGCGGCGGCGGGGTCGATCGCGAGGCGCTGGGCGGCGAGGCGGTACAGCGCCGGATCGGGCTTGCCGTGGGCGACCTCGTCGCCGGTGGCCACCGCGCCGAAGACGTCGGTCAGCGCCAGCTGGGCGAGGACGTGCTCGACGAACGACCGCCGGCTGGAGCTCGCGAGGCCGACGCGGCGGCCCTCCGCGATCCGGCGCACGGCGCCCGGCACGCCGGCCATC contains:
- the sigJ gene encoding RNA polymerase sigma factor SigJ is translated as MSESSPRRAEQPDAAMGDKELEALRRHGFGVAYRMLGSAAEAEDIAQEALLRLTRQEGPIDEPAAWMTTVATRLSINVLKSARARRESYVGPWLPDPLLEDPAPGPASRAELADSLSLALLVLLERLTPVERAAYLLREVFGYEYAEIAEVVGRTQVNTRQVVTRARKHLEANRPRFDPDEASRDALLERFLAASEDGDLESLEQLLAKDAVLYVDGGGKVIAPQEPLVGAVLIARFMAALPRLRRAFGEYESELVRVNGQPGRLLRGRGEPTFGEAEQRAVVEGLALLKAGELDAAEIAAFRTDREGRAVVQSGHLRVQDVLTIDVVDGRIQTVRMVRNPDKLAHL
- a CDS encoding YceI family protein; amino-acid sequence: MSTHATDQAGTPNIETTRWRIDPARSSVEFRTRMLLGWPVATGRFSRYQGTLDLTERPAIELTIETASLDTGNEKRDEHLRGADFFGAEAHPYVRFVSDSATLDGERLKVRGRLYARGSSMPLELDVTLRRDGDELEIEAVTDADHRQLGMTWNKLGTLRTPSRLRIQGRLVPDLD
- a CDS encoding HAD family hydrolase, which produces MAPRPVIFDMDGVLVDSEPMFERVFTVAMRVLGRPDMASWYPNTLGRRQVDFVPPLAAELGRDPEAVFAALRDELPRQLATPLPAMAGVPGAVRRIAEGRRVGLASSSRRSFVEHVLAQLALTDVFGAVATGDEVAHGKPDPALYRLAAQRLAIDPAAATAIEDTPTGIASAKAAGLTVIAIPNAHTAALDLSAADVVLADLHAAADHLAA